The sequence GTGAAAAAGGTCTCAAAGCAAGTGGTCTAAAAGGGACAATTCTTCCCTTTTTGGTAATTTTGAGAGTCTTTTTGAGAACTATTACTTTGACTCAAAAGTAATTCATCTAAGAATGACAAACGCCTCAATGTGATCCAAACTGGAAAGGCCGTTATGGCAGAAACTAACATAACAAGAAACATTAGTAAGAAGCAATGCATACCTACACCATATCTTAAAAAACAAAAGGAGGGAATTCTGTAGAAGCGGTAATAGAAATACGCACAGGGTGACTCCATTCCTAGAGAGAATAAACATAAGCAGCAGTCACTTGCCTGTTCCAACTTGCAACTCGGGATCATAATTTGATACAGCTATAAGCAACCTAATAGTTATAACCATTCAAATGTAAGATGATAAAACTTAAAGAACAATGAAATTGAGTTATTTTAAGCTCTTTTCACTTTGTTCATAATTCGttatcatcaaaacataaagatCAACAATGCTTAGGTTAATGCACGCATTGTCAACAAATGACTGGCAGATAACAATTGAAGGATGACAAATGGTTTACCAATTGATGCAGAATTTAAGCAACATTTTGCAACCTAGAAGCTGGCAAAATATCTTGATAATTATTTTTCAGCCTAAATATTATAAAACATTGGCGCGTCTATCATAGCCATAGAATTGGAATTAGGGGATCTAATCTCCTCCAGCTGGGTGAATTTCTTATCTGATCCACTTGCTGATGACATTACTTTCCAAATAAAGCAAGCAAAGTCACAAATACTATTTCCTTATTCTCCTTCCACCTATTCCCATTAGCATTACTTCAATAACCATGTATTCCACCTCCCTAAAAGAAAACGAAATATTCGCCAACTTGCCAGAAACCAAGACCACTCCCCCAGCTTATAAGGAACTAGCTAGCTTAGCATTATCTTGTCCATACCATTCACTTGAACACTTGACTTTGCCTGAGGTAGCTCTCAACCCTCTATCCCTATTAATCAATAATGGCCTCATGGACTACAAGGCAAAACAAGAAGTTTGAGGAGGCGTTGGCTTTATTTGACAAGGAAACTCCTGACCGCTGGCATAACATTGCCAGGTGTGTAGGTGGAAAATCAGCAGAGGAAGTGAGGAGGCATTATGAGTTGCTTTTGAAGGATATCATGCAAATTGAAAATGGCCAAGTACCTTTGCCCAATTACAAAGCCGTTGGAAGCAATAGCAGAGGTTATGCCAATGAACAAAGGTATAGCAAATCTCTACTCTCCACACAGCCAAACTAATCTTTtcatctacataaaagtcaatGATACATTCTGTATTTTTAAGGCTAAGCATTTTGTTATATCTGCCAATCATTAATTTTCACAACGAATGATTTAAGAAAACACCATCAAAACGTTATCTTTTAAGCTTGTTAACAAAACAAAGTATGTAAAACTTGGTAACTTTGATAATTGACATACCCTGTATAGATTCCATATGTTGTTATTCTCCTATTTCTGGTACTGCTTATTAACCACCTTTCCATTTTTAGTAACTTTAAGTCAAAGGCTAGTCACTCTCCTTgctatacaaaaaaaataaaaaaaataattgaccCCTATATTCTAAAGAATAAATGCTTAAAGCTTCAACTTTTTGCAAGTGGAAAGTTCCAGAGATGTCTGCACATTTACCTATTAATTAAGCTTCTAAATAATGAAATATAATCCTACTTGTTTAGATCACGTGCACAAGTCCTACATCTCGATCCCCTACCACCTCATTATACAAAATACAATTGTTTAACAATTGTTTCTAGTGCTGATCATACATATCATCACATGATGCAACAAATATTTTATGAGCTCCTCACATTCCTCAATAACCCTTCAGCAATCCCAATTAGTCACTTATCAAGAAGATAATTTCAGCAGCACTTACACTTGAAAGAAAAACCCCTCTGTGTCAGCAGCACTAAGAATATAAGCAAAAAGAGGACTATTAAGAGTTACTTCTGATAAAGTTGGACGAATCTCTGAACTCAAATTGATAATGTTTTGCTGAATTTCAAACTTTCTTTATAAGCAAAATAGTATTTGTTTCTCAGACAAATAAACAATGGTTATTTCCTCATCATTGATCAATTTTTTTACATGCCTATTTCGTATTGAACAGGCTTCTGAAGAACTTGAAGCTACAGTGAGAACAAATTTGCAGCCAATACTCAATAACATCACAAGTTCTCCACTAAATGTGAAAGCATAAGTTGTGAATTCATGTATTAGTTTATGAAGAAAGCAAATgcataatatatagatataatgTCTGCTTCGATTCACTTCTATCTTTAGTGTATTTTGTTCCTAAAATCAAACTAAAAATAGACGATTCAAAATAAGAACAGTTTAATTACATGAATAAAACAGGAGAAGGTAGTACAAATTACCTCTTAACTGGATTTTCAACCTCATGCAACCCTATACCAATTGAAAGgtgaagaaaagaaagaataaaaatcaGCGAATTTCGGATGACAAACGGTTCAATgcgaaaacaacaacaacaacaacgacccagtgtaatcccacaagtggggtctggggagggtaatatgtacgcagaccttacccctaccccgaagggtagataggctgtttccaggagaccttcggctcaaaaaagcaataggagatgatatattagtaccataaaaatgcgtaataaaaataacaacaatatataagagatatgaaatacagaatacaaaatagatggctggtatagtaccaCTAGAAGGTAAAGGCCTGCATCAATAGATGACCAATGatattcctagtctaactcctaactagatagtctccttctattgtgctgtagaaatattcacactctcccctaatGAATGcgaaaaatgaagtaaaaattaAATGACACAGCTCTTGAGAAGACGTTGATCAACCATTTAAACTCTGAAGATAAAGTAGCCGGAAAATGTGAGTCGATCGTCGGTTATCTGCAAATGCAGAGACGGCGACAAAAATCCTAAAATTGTGAAGTGAACCGACCCATAAAAAAACGAACTGGCGCAACAGTAAGGAAAACTGGAGATGCGGGGTATCGATCCCCGTACCTCTCGCATGCTAAGCGAGCGCTCTACCATCTGAGCTACATCCCCATGTTTGAAATTATGCGCTATCAAATATAATTAACaaatattaaaacaaatattactATTAAGAAAAAAGGCTAAAATCTGAACTTATGCCTAGACACTTAAACTTACATTAACTATCCTTGTTAAATAAACACTTTAACTATCCTTGTGACCAAATAAATACCTCTTGTTATTATAAGCTTGTCTCGTGCACACCCCTGCAATAGACATCGTATGTATATCCTATTTGGCCAAGCTTGTCGAGacaaaaaaaaagtgttttttttcccaaaagcactttttttttcctaatttgaggtgtttggccaagtttatttggaaaaaaaggtgtttttgggaagaagcagaagcagttttggcttttcttcttacctaaaatacccttagcaaaatatagtatataccaaaataacccttaaacctaatacttaggatattaatttataaatatttctccttatttttaggaaactttctaatatatagtgactttaggggtgaatgcttttatatttgttgaaggaattttaatatatttaacttatattaaaagaattaagtacttttaaattttattttcatattttacttaaataaaatgatttttttttaattattgcatgtaataataaaattttgatattatttatttacttataatattaattattaagtaaatctattcatgtacttattcgtaatttgacacttaaaagtactttctaaaaagtttggccaaacacaaattatttctcaaaagtgtttttcagactgattagccaaacacaaactgattctctccaaaagtgcttttttcaaaaacactttttttcaaaagcacttctcaaaataagctgatttctccagCTTGGCTAAACAAGCTAGTAGAGGTGTACACGAAAaactaacagcttgtttggatggttgttacacatcgtttcataatgtattgcatcgtactgtattgtattgtatcgtatcatttgataaatacaatgtttggatagattgtgtcgttTGTCATCGTTTCTTAATATCATgcaccagcaatatgaagaataaacttgcaatattataaagaaaaattatgatatagggtaaaattctatataaaaagatagggtaaatgataaaaataaaataatttaataataacaaagggtgagattgagagaaaaagacaaggtaacgacgtgaccacaccaaatcggtcgttacataaagtgtcATATTTCGTTGttatgtaacgacggatttaacgatacgatacaataaaatttaaataacaatcaaaacaaacattgtatttaaaataacaatacaataagatacaatgggtaacaaccatccaaacaagccgaATCAAATCAAACTGAcggaaaaaaaaagtgaatagtcttttgatttgattttggtcttgaattttaaaaaatgaccaaattagtttgtttttatttttattttgaatcagcaattaattttaaaatatgaatCAAACCTGCTATGAAAATACCAATTTAAAATTTGTTATTACAAATATATATGTATCTTttacataatattttaaaaaatttatgatACATATTAATCATTTACACTCCTAGTTTATAGTATAGTTCTTTGCCTTCATTTTAATATCATTCTTTACCTTTACACTTTAATTtggtaatttttattttgttaagtcCAAATATTCATTTCTTGTTAAAATACCATATCTTATATTGAGTCCTTATgatgaaaacaataaaaaaagaagaataatattgcagaaaaagagagaagaaattcttattgaattttgggatgaattacaatgaaatagaaccctctatttatagggagagagtgacttagccaccaagtaataaaccctagactttctctaaatatagacattcaccataaataaaattctatttataacactctcccttgaatatctattcaacagataatgtgcctcattaaaaccttaactaaaataaaactcaatggtaaaaaatttctagaaaaggaaaaagagtacacatatctaataaTATGATTTTTGGTTCCCTCgttattaaaaaccttgcaaggaaaatctagtgggacaaaaccttgtaaggaaaaaagagtgcaatgcgtattaactccccctaatGAGAGCAttaattcacatccttgagccttcacatcccaatcttgtatactagcttcttgaaggttgacgtcggtagagatttggtgaacaaatcagtcatTTTATCACTTGAACAAATTTGTTGCATATTAATATCATcaaagatcatgtgtgaaaaataactttggtgaaatgtgctttgtcctatctccttttatgagtcctcccttcaattgggatatgcatgctgcattgtcttcatacaaaatcgtATGCAGTTTGTCGCACTTCAAActacatttgtctcgaataagatgtattatagacctcaaccacacacattcacgacttgcttcatgaataacaattatctcagcatgattagataaagtagccacaattgattgcttagtcgatcgccaagatatgaaaatgtctccacatgtaaacacatagcatgtttgagatcgAGTCTTGTGTGgatcagataaatacccagcatcggcataaacAACAAGATCAAGACGACAATTATTACCATAAAATAAGCTAATATCGGTAATTCCTTTTAGATAccacaatatgtgtttgattccattccaatttctccttgtaggagcagagctatatcttgctaagacattaactgaaaaggttatgtcaggccttgtagtattagcaagatacattagtgcactaATTGCAccaagatatggtacttcaggaccaagtaactcttcattcttttcttgaggtcggaatggatccttattcacatcaagtgatcgaacaaccatcggagtacttaatggatgtgatCCATCCATgtataccttttctatgtaggcagattgatgaacaaaaattctgtttgccaaatgttcaatttgcaaaccaagacataattttttctttccgagatctttcatctcgaattccttctttaaataataaattgctttttggagttctataggagttccaataaggtttatgtcatcaacatatacggcaagtacaacaaattccaatgttgttttctttataaaacaCATGGGCAAATGGCATAATTTATATAgtcttcctttaataaatactcattaaaacgattataccacattcgtcctgattgctttagaccatacaaagatctttaaaatttgattgaaaatatttcccgAGACTTTGAATTATTTGcgttaggcat is a genomic window of Nicotiana tabacum cultivar K326 chromosome 16, ASM71507v2, whole genome shotgun sequence containing:
- the LOC107810331 gene encoding protein RADIALIS-like 3, with the protein product MASWTTRQNKKFEEALALFDKETPDRWHNIARCVGGKSAEEVRRHYELLLKDIMQIENGQVPLPNYKAVGSNSRGYANEQRLLKNLKLQ